A genomic region of Trypanosoma brucei brucei TREU927 chromosome 3, complete sequence contains the following coding sequences:
- a CDS encoding 3-oxo-5-alpha-steroid 4-dehydrogenase, putative: protein MKVTVISGSSSEVVELPSNAGLTDLKKVYKPRVDIHRKSFKILRSGGDKNDKSAYITLDAKRALTEQGVKDGSEVVYKDLGPQVGYRTVFVVEYAGPLAIMLAYAARPSFIYGSSIVKEYCYTQKLYIALFCAHFIKRELETFFVHKFSHPTMPRRNIIKNCVYYWTFALGIGYALCSPYYTEPASPTLVNASAVAMVIFELLNFAVHVQLSGMRKGDGDATRPVPKGILFSLVSCPNYLFEILSWVAFSLGTSMLTSWGFTFAGLVQMAEWAVKKHKNYIKTDPSVRNKKAMLPFLL, encoded by the coding sequence ATGAAGGTTACCGTGATATCAGGCTCATCCTCAGAGGTGGTTGAACTACCCTCAAATGCCGGTCTCACTGACCTCAAAAAGGTGTACAAACCAAGAGTGGATATTCATCGCAAGTCTTTCAAAATCCTTCGTAGTGGTGGCGACAAGAATGATAAATCGGCGTACATAACCCTCGACGCAAAGCGGGCTCTCACGGAACAGGGTGTAAAGGATGGATCTGAAGTTGTTTACAAGGATCTCGGCCCACAGGTGGGATACCGTACCGTATTCGTTGTGGAATACGCCGGTCCTTTGGCAATCATGTTGGCGTATGCGGCACGCCCCTCCTTCATTTACGGCAGCAGCATTGTTAAGGAGTACTGCTACACGCAGAAGCTTTACATTGCTCTCTTCTGTGCCCACTTCATTAAGCGGGAGCTGGAGACGTTCTTTGTGCACAAGTTCTCTCACCCCACTATGCCGCGGCGCAACATCATCAAAAATTGCGTGTATTACTGGACCTTTGCACTTGGCATTGGCTATGCTCTATGCAGCCCGTACTACACGGAACCCGCGTCCCCCACACTTGTGAATGCCTCAGCGGTGGCGATGGTAATATTCGAGCTCCTTAACTTTGCCGTGCATGTGCAGTTGAGTGGGATGCGAAAGGGAGATGGTGACGCGACGCGGCCGGTACCCAAAGGAATTCTCTTTTCACTGGTGTCTTGTCCCAATTACTTATTTGAGATCCTTTCTTGGGTGGCCTTTTCTCTTGGTACGAGTATGCTAACCTCCTGGGGTTTTACATTTGCAGGACTCGTACAAATGGCGGAGTGGGCTGTGAAGAAACACAAGAACTATATTAAAACAGATCCATCGGTGCGCAACAAGAAGGCCATGTTACCATTCCTTCTGtag